In one window of Halorussus caseinilyticus DNA:
- a CDS encoding carboxypeptidase-like regulatory domain-containing protein: MTGSYPDGEASDRTELQCPACFTTGLDSIDRITGQYDTRREEYVYATQCPNDDCEVERVPPEEVRRQLSSSVGVGVGFDFDLAGLVREFSLRTAAMVAAVCLLAVAAVLASGGLSLSVNLGLGGTASASDAPYENLSTADASLTVSNEMGNWTVYGYGGAYVVTGDLHGTVVYLTPAGNVTRTPYFFSSRANARDAVLAWRAKHETDPSQYPRPDAPNSTALYQSSNWTAFEFNGSYVVAGRINDSLVYLYPNGTYAERPYVYENGSDARRAIVNWEVHAGEYGNQLPAVEPVPLEDVKSDLREWDPDGIDWPTQTPASGDYDWQWPSDEYDPTNTSETATTDVIRGAVYDDADHAVAGATVYLERAGRTATTGANGTFEFGNVTPGNDTLFVEPPAGSSLAASRPVNVTVTEAGDLRVWGVRRTWCFSRPRTGRSRRTRSGC, encoded by the coding sequence GTCCGGCGTGTTTCACGACCGGACTCGACAGTATCGACCGTATCACCGGCCAGTACGACACGAGGCGCGAGGAGTACGTGTACGCGACACAGTGTCCGAACGACGATTGCGAGGTCGAGCGCGTGCCGCCCGAGGAGGTACGCCGTCAACTCTCATCGAGCGTCGGCGTCGGCGTTGGGTTCGACTTCGACCTTGCGGGTTTGGTCCGCGAGTTCAGTTTGCGGACGGCCGCGATGGTCGCGGCGGTCTGCCTGCTGGCCGTTGCGGCCGTACTCGCGTCCGGCGGCCTGTCGCTGTCGGTCAACCTCGGATTGGGTGGGACGGCGAGCGCGTCGGATGCACCCTACGAGAACCTCTCGACGGCCGACGCCAGCCTCACCGTCTCGAACGAGATGGGTAATTGGACGGTGTACGGCTACGGCGGCGCGTACGTCGTGACCGGCGACCTACACGGTACCGTCGTTTATCTCACTCCGGCGGGGAACGTGACGCGGACGCCGTATTTCTTCTCGTCGCGGGCGAACGCGCGAGACGCAGTATTGGCGTGGCGTGCGAAACACGAGACGGACCCGTCACAGTATCCGCGGCCGGACGCACCGAACAGTACGGCGCTCTATCAGTCGAGTAATTGGACGGCGTTCGAGTTCAACGGTAGCTACGTCGTCGCCGGACGAATCAACGACTCCTTGGTCTATCTGTATCCGAATGGGACGTATGCCGAGCGCCCGTACGTCTACGAGAACGGTTCGGATGCGCGGCGGGCGATAGTCAACTGGGAGGTTCACGCTGGCGAGTACGGCAACCAGCTTCCCGCGGTCGAGCCAGTGCCGCTTGAAGACGTGAAGTCGGACTTGCGGGAGTGGGACCCGGACGGTATCGACTGGCCGACCCAGACGCCCGCGTCGGGCGACTACGACTGGCAGTGGCCGAGCGACGAGTACGACCCGACCAACACCTCCGAGACGGCGACCACCGACGTGATTCGCGGGGCGGTCTACGACGACGCCGACCACGCGGTCGCGGGCGCAACCGTCTACTTGGAGCGTGCGGGGCGGACGGCGACGACCGGCGCGAACGGGACGTTCGAGTTCGGGAACGTCACGCCGGGGAACGACACGCTGTTCGTCGAGCCACCCGCCGGGAGTTCGCTGGCGGCGAGTCGGCCGGTGAACGTCACGGTGACAGAGGCGGGCGACCTCCGCGTGTGGGGAGTCCGGAGAACGTGGTGTTTTTCGAGACCGCGGACGGGACGGTCGCGGAGAACTCGCTCCGGTTGTTGA